A window from Burkholderiales bacterium encodes these proteins:
- a CDS encoding potassium transporter Kup, with product MEKEPDQGKSSRAALTLAALGVVYGDIGTSPLYAVKETFNPEHGIPLNAVNILGGLSAIFWALMIVVSLKYVILIMRADNKGEGGIMALLALASSAVKDHPQWSATIMLLGVFGASLFYGDAVLTPAISVLSAVEGLEVGTTAFKPYVVPIAVGVVISLFALQRRGTSVVGALFGPVTVLWFLAIAALGVVAIARNPEVLRALDPLHALAFVTQHGWASFVVLGAVLLAFTGAEALYADMGYFGKAPIRIAWFGLVFPALILNYFGQGALLIASPKALENPFYLLAPGWALYPTVALATAATVIASQAIISGTYSLTKQAIQLDYLPRMHVAQTSAKEIGQIYIPGANWVLLVVIIAVVIGFGSSSKLASAYGVAVTGTMLVTTFLTFFVIRFGWGYPLWLCIAATGFFIFVDAAFFSSSLLKIREGGWFPLAIGAVVFTVMTTWRRGRLLTFASQKRTAVPLAPFLESLSAHPPIRVPGTAVFMAGDPEAVPHALLHNLMHNKVLHERVVFVTVVPRNIPWVPSSDRVAVEPLGQGFNRLLVYFGFMDRPDLTQTLEVCKSYGLEFDLTQTTFFLSRATVIPTPKEGMALWREVLFATMARNAHTAADYYNIPANCVIELGTKIEI from the coding sequence ATGGAAAAAGAGCCGGACCAAGGAAAATCTTCGCGCGCCGCACTGACCCTTGCCGCACTAGGCGTGGTCTACGGCGACATTGGCACCAGCCCGCTCTACGCAGTCAAGGAAACGTTCAATCCCGAACACGGAATTCCGCTCAACGCCGTGAACATTCTCGGGGGACTCTCGGCGATCTTCTGGGCGCTGATGATCGTGGTCTCGCTCAAGTACGTGATCCTGATCATGCGCGCCGACAACAAGGGCGAGGGCGGGATCATGGCGCTGCTTGCGCTCGCGTCCTCCGCAGTGAAGGACCATCCGCAATGGAGCGCGACGATCATGCTGCTCGGCGTGTTCGGTGCGTCGCTTTTTTACGGTGACGCGGTACTCACTCCGGCAATCTCGGTGCTCTCGGCGGTGGAAGGGCTCGAGGTGGGAACCACCGCGTTCAAGCCCTACGTGGTGCCGATCGCAGTCGGAGTGGTGATCTCGCTCTTCGCCCTGCAGCGCAGAGGAACTTCCGTGGTCGGCGCGCTGTTCGGCCCGGTTACCGTGCTGTGGTTTCTCGCGATCGCGGCGCTCGGCGTGGTTGCGATCGCAAGGAATCCCGAGGTGCTGCGCGCGCTCGATCCGCTGCACGCCCTTGCCTTCGTCACGCAGCACGGCTGGGCGTCGTTCGTAGTGCTTGGCGCGGTGCTGCTCGCCTTCACCGGTGCCGAGGCGCTTTACGCCGACATGGGGTACTTTGGCAAGGCACCGATCCGCATCGCTTGGTTCGGACTCGTGTTTCCGGCGCTGATTCTGAACTACTTTGGGCAGGGCGCGCTGCTGATCGCGAGCCCGAAGGCGCTGGAGAACCCGTTTTATCTCCTCGCTCCGGGCTGGGCTCTGTATCCGACGGTGGCGTTGGCCACGGCGGCGACGGTGATCGCCTCGCAGGCTATCATCTCGGGCACCTACTCGCTCACTAAGCAGGCGATCCAGCTCGATTACCTGCCGCGCATGCACGTCGCGCAGACCTCGGCCAAGGAGATCGGGCAGATCTACATTCCCGGCGCGAACTGGGTGCTGCTCGTCGTGATCATCGCGGTGGTGATCGGTTTCGGCTCCTCGTCGAAGCTCGCCTCTGCATACGGCGTGGCGGTGACGGGGACAATGCTGGTGACGACCTTCCTCACCTTTTTCGTGATCCGCTTCGGCTGGGGCTATCCACTGTGGCTGTGCATCGCTGCCACCGGATTCTTCATTTTCGTCGACGCGGCGTTCTTCTCCTCGAGCCTGCTCAAGATCCGGGAGGGCGGTTGGTTCCCGCTCGCGATCGGCGCGGTCGTATTCACCGTGATGACGACCTGGCGGCGCGGCCGCCTGCTCACGTTCGCCTCGCAGAAGCGCACCGCGGTCCCGCTCGCGCCGTTTCTGGAATCGCTCTCCGCGCACCCGCCGATCCGGGTTCCCGGGACTGCCGTGTTCATGGCCGGCGATCCCGAAGCGGTGCCGCATGCGCTGTTGCACAACCTCATGCACAACAAGGTGCTGCATGAGCGCGTGGTCTTCGTCACCGTCGTTCCCCGCAACATTCCTTGGGTGCCGTCGTCGGATCGCGTCGCGGTCGAGCCGCTCGGGCAAGGCTTTAATCGCCTGCTGGTGTACTTCGGCTTTATGGACCGGCCCGACCTCACGCAGACGCTGGAGGTCTGCAAGAGCTATGGGCTCGAGTTCGACCTGACGCAGACCACGTTTTTCCTCAGCCGCGCGACGGTGATCCCGACGCCGAAAGAGGGCATGGCGCTGTGGCGCGAGGTCTTGTTCGCAACGATGGCGCGCAACGCGCACACCGCGGCGGACTACTACAACATACCGGCGAACTGCGTGATCGAGCTCGGCACCAAGATCGAGATCTAG
- a CDS encoding MBL fold metallo-hydrolase — MGRTGEKGMHCKSLGERPSGLRLERMQSSPLWSGDGFRNIHPVLPGLRDTSVPTPSLSDFLCGSNRRVPHTGLPSVDPREVWSRTPGTGLRATRLGHSTVLIEIDGIRVLTDPVWGPRASPSRLVGPKRFQPVPVALRALPPIDVVLVSHDHYDHLDYPTICKLAKSDVPFVTSLGVGAHLEAWGVPAERIVELDWWESHTLLNTELSVTAAPSQHFSGRGLKDRNATLWSSLVIRSPRHAVFFSGDTGLTTEYAAIRTRLGPFDLVMLEVGAFHPSWGHIHLGPEHALEALALLGGGAFLPVHWGTFALALHDWDQPAETLLTLGPRHGAQLLMPRLGEPVEPAHTHEVTSWWRAVDVQEPRQQPSGMPALTLPKAMPWPFD, encoded by the coding sequence ATGGGCCGCACCGGGGAGAAAGGCATGCATTGCAAGTCTTTAGGTGAGAGGCCAAGCGGTTTGCGGCTCGAGCGCATGCAATCCTCGCCTCTCTGGAGCGGAGATGGCTTTCGCAATATTCATCCGGTGCTGCCGGGTCTGCGCGATACTAGTGTACCGACGCCATCACTATCAGATTTTCTGTGCGGCAGCAATCGCCGGGTACCGCACACGGGCCTCCCCTCCGTCGATCCGCGCGAAGTGTGGTCCAGGACACCGGGCACTGGACTGCGAGCGACTAGGCTCGGTCACTCCACCGTCCTCATCGAAATAGACGGGATTCGAGTATTAACGGACCCCGTGTGGGGCCCGCGCGCTTCGCCGTCGCGTCTGGTCGGGCCGAAACGCTTCCAGCCAGTGCCCGTTGCATTACGGGCGCTTCCGCCGATCGACGTCGTGCTCGTGTCCCATGATCACTACGACCACCTCGATTATCCAACGATCTGCAAGCTGGCGAAGTCCGATGTGCCGTTCGTTACCTCACTCGGCGTCGGAGCGCACCTGGAGGCGTGGGGCGTGCCGGCGGAACGCATTGTAGAGCTTGATTGGTGGGAATCTCACACGCTACTGAACACTGAGTTATCGGTGACTGCGGCGCCGTCGCAACATTTCTCGGGTCGCGGACTCAAGGACCGTAATGCGACGCTTTGGTCATCCCTGGTTATTCGCTCCCCGCGGCACGCTGTATTTTTTAGTGGCGACACCGGCTTGACGACCGAATACGCCGCGATCCGCACCCGATTGGGCCCGTTTGATCTCGTCATGCTGGAAGTGGGCGCCTTCCACCCATCGTGGGGCCATATCCACCTCGGCCCCGAACACGCGCTTGAGGCGCTCGCCCTGTTGGGCGGTGGTGCATTCCTGCCAGTGCATTGGGGTACATTTGCGTTGGCTCTCCATGATTGGGACCAGCCAGCCGAGACGTTGCTGACGCTCGGTCCGAGGCACGGTGCGCAGCTGCTGATGCCGCGGCTGGGCGAGCCCGTTGAGCCAGCACACACCCATGAGGTCACGTCGTGGTGGCGGGCAGTCGACGTACAAGAGCCTCGACAGCAACCATCCGGGATGCCTGCCTTGACACTACCCAAAGCGATGCCGTGGCCGTTTGACTAA
- a CDS encoding site-specific integrase, giving the protein MSLIQRGNTWWIDFVAPNGQRVRRSAGTGNKAFAQELHDRLKAESWRIAYLGEKPRRLWNEAVVRWLKEANRKGAGVADKSRLRWLDQHLSGKPLDTITRDVLDRITAAKLAEGVSNATVNRILELVRAILRKCINEWEWLDRVPKVRLLKEPTRRIRWLTRAEASRLLAVLPGHLADMAAFSLATGLRQGNVTGLQWSQVDLVRRMAWIHPDQAKAGKAIAVPLNAEAVLIIRNQLGKHPTHVFLFRGKPIIQVSTKAWYKGLERAGIVDFRWHDLRHTWASWHVQQGTPLYVLQELGAWASPEMVRRYAHLSCEHLAPYADRLCELKVVGDFPNGTNLAQQ; this is encoded by the coding sequence ATGTCACTTATCCAACGCGGCAATACCTGGTGGATCGACTTCGTTGCGCCGAATGGGCAACGAGTACGCCGATCTGCTGGGACTGGCAACAAAGCCTTCGCGCAAGAACTCCACGACAGGTTAAAAGCCGAATCGTGGCGCATCGCCTACCTCGGGGAAAAACCCCGAAGGCTGTGGAATGAGGCGGTCGTACGATGGCTGAAAGAGGCGAACCGTAAGGGGGCGGGCGTAGCCGATAAGTCGCGGCTGCGCTGGCTCGATCAACACCTGTCCGGCAAACCTCTCGACACCATTACGCGAGACGTGCTTGACCGCATTACGGCGGCCAAGCTTGCTGAAGGTGTAAGTAACGCAACGGTAAATCGCATCTTGGAGCTCGTGCGGGCGATTCTCAGGAAATGCATCAATGAATGGGAATGGCTCGATCGTGTGCCAAAGGTGCGGCTGTTGAAGGAACCCACAAGGCGTATCCGGTGGTTAACGCGAGCAGAAGCGTCTCGACTGCTCGCGGTGCTGCCGGGGCACCTTGCAGACATGGCGGCATTTTCTCTCGCCACAGGTTTGCGGCAGGGGAATGTCACAGGTCTGCAATGGTCGCAAGTGGATTTGGTAAGGCGCATGGCCTGGATTCATCCCGATCAGGCGAAAGCGGGGAAAGCGATAGCGGTTCCGTTGAACGCGGAGGCGGTATTGATCATCCGCAATCAGCTCGGGAAGCATCCGACGCACGTGTTCTTATTCAGGGGTAAGCCGATTATCCAGGTGAGCACCAAAGCCTGGTACAAGGGCTTAGAGCGTGCCGGGATCGTGGATTTTCGGTGGCACGATCTGCGGCATACCTGGGCGAGCTGGCATGTGCAGCAAGGCACACCGCTTTACGTCTTGCAGGAATTGGGGGCGTGGGCATCGCCGGAGATGGTGCGCCGTTACGCGCATTTATCTTGCGAACACTTGGCCCCTTACGCGGATCGCCTTTGCGAGCTTAAGGTAGTGGGAGATTTTCCCAATGGCACAAATCTGGCACAGCAGTGA
- a CDS encoding integron integrase, with protein sequence MDQVHAVCRRRHLSPRTEEAYRFWIRQFIFFHGKRHPRELREAEVTQFVNHLAVQRKVAASTQTQALNALVFLYRDVLVVPLGEMSGLNRVQQRKRIPVVMTASEVSAVLSQMSGTRALMAQLMFGSGLRVEECCTLRVKDIDFGSSIINVRNGKDGKDRATVLPARLQADLQAHLMQVAQLHTDDRSRGAGLAPLPGALERKYPKAFESLGWQFVFPSSVCRPWGQSGRLARWHVSPATIQRAFRQAAERAGILKHATVHTLRHSFATQLLASGTDIRKIQLLLGHRNLQTTMIYTHVLEVTKRVTSPLDAL encoded by the coding sequence ATGGATCAGGTTCATGCGGTCTGCCGACGTCGGCACCTCAGTCCCCGCACAGAAGAAGCCTATCGGTTCTGGATTCGGCAATTCATTTTCTTCCACGGCAAACGTCATCCTCGGGAACTCCGAGAGGCCGAGGTGACGCAGTTTGTGAACCACTTGGCGGTTCAGCGCAAAGTCGCAGCGTCGACCCAGACGCAGGCTCTCAATGCGCTTGTGTTTCTCTATCGCGATGTACTGGTTGTTCCGCTCGGCGAGATGAGCGGACTGAATCGTGTGCAGCAGCGCAAGCGTATTCCTGTGGTGATGACAGCGAGCGAGGTTTCGGCGGTTTTGTCGCAGATGTCTGGGACAAGGGCGCTAATGGCACAGTTGATGTTTGGCTCGGGCCTCAGGGTCGAGGAGTGTTGCACCTTGCGGGTCAAAGATATTGATTTCGGCTCGTCGATCATTAACGTTCGCAATGGCAAGGACGGGAAAGACAGGGCGACCGTCCTTCCCGCCCGCTTACAGGCGGACTTGCAGGCGCACCTGATGCAGGTTGCGCAATTGCATACCGATGACCGAAGCCGTGGAGCGGGCCTCGCACCGTTACCCGGTGCGCTTGAACGTAAATATCCGAAGGCATTCGAGTCCCTCGGTTGGCAGTTCGTGTTCCCGTCTTCCGTGTGCCGACCTTGGGGTCAAAGTGGGCGCCTGGCCCGTTGGCATGTATCGCCCGCGACGATCCAGCGCGCATTCCGTCAGGCTGCGGAACGCGCGGGAATCTTGAAGCACGCGACTGTTCACACGCTGAGACATTCGTTCGCTACACAACTGCTCGCGTCGGGGACGGACATCCGGAAAATTCAACTCTTGCTCGGGCACCGCAACCTCCAGACCACGATGATCTATACGCATGTCTTGGAGGTGACCAAGCGGGTAACCAGCCCACTTGATGCACTGTGA